In Rutidosis leptorrhynchoides isolate AG116_Rl617_1_P2 chromosome 2, CSIRO_AGI_Rlap_v1, whole genome shotgun sequence, one genomic interval encodes:
- the LOC139892749 gene encoding triacylglycerol lipase OBL1, whose product MENEEFSSRYLIVEPSNGGVRDLVRYGLFGNKASAAKFLVGSSDEDGYEDDDKETVDHRWVIIVSIVMRKLIKFFGKPMEWTGYVVDFILNLLSANGGGLFTLLLNLLQGKVVIPRRGSSTFISTIGHIDGRINLEPGDVFVVKHDVPSLEQIGTQLEAGNKSLMDLCMMASKLAYENAIVIKNVVDLHWKMHFVDFYNCWNEYQKERSTQVFIFSDKPKDADIIVISFRGTEPFDADDWITDFDYSWYEIPNLGKVHMGFLEAMGLGNRSVTSSFQELLQVTNPKFIESLNEKERDTKSVFPDMVEKSAYFVVRRKLRRLLKEHTNAKFMVTGHSLGGALAILFPTVLVLHEEQEILQRLLGVHTFGQPRVGNRELGRYMESKLQEPSPRYFRVVYSNDLVPRLPYDNKTFLYKHFGLCLYYDSLFVEQKVDEEPNRNYYELLYLIPEYVNAVWELMRGMMMGMIYGEEYKETWVGIMMRVMGLAIPGLSAHAPPNYINSIRLGT is encoded by the exons ATGGAAAATGAGGAGTTTAGTAGTAGGTACCTAATAGTGGAGCCTTCAAATGGTGGGGTAAGAGACCTTGTTAGATACGGATTATTTGGTAACAAAGCCAGCGCTGCTAAATTTCTGGTTGGGAGTTCAGATGAAGATGgatatgaagatgatgataaagagACGGTGGATCATAGGTGGGTGATCATCGTATCGATAGTAATGAGGAAGCTTATCAAGTTTTTCGGAAAGCCTATGGAGTGGACCGGTTACGTTGTTGATTTCATACTTAACTTGCTCTCTGCTAACGGCGGCGGCCTCTTCACTTTGCTCCTAAATCTTCTGCAAG GAAAAGTGGTAATTCCAAGGAGAGGCTCATCAACGTTTATTAGCACAATCGGACATATTGACGGGCGAATAAATTTGGAACCTGGTGATGTTTTTGTGGTAAAACATGATGTACCATCCTTGGAACAAATAGGAACTCAATTAGAAGCTGGGAACAAATCCCTTATGGACCTTTGCATGATGGCTTCCAAATTGGCTTATGAAAATGCTATTGTTATTAAGAATGTAGTGGATCTGCACTGGAAG ATGCATTTTGTTGACTTCTACAACTGTTGGAATG AATATCAAAAGGAGAGGTCAACACAAGTTTTCATATTTAGTGACAAGCCAAAAGATGCAGATATAATAGTGATAAGTTTCAGAGGGACAGAGCCGTTTGATGCGGATGACTGGATTACAGATTTCGATTACTCTTGGTATGAGATTCCAAACTTAGGAAAAGTCCACATGGGATTTTTAGAAGCCATGGGTTTGGGAAACAGATCAGTTACATCATCCTTCCAAGAGCTTCTTCAAGTAACAAACCCAAAATTTATCGAATCGTTAAATGAAAAAGAAAGGGACACGAAGAGTGTTTTTCCAGATATGGTAGAGAAGAGTGCGTATTTTGTTGTGAGGAGAAAGTTGAGGAGGTTATTGAAGGAGCACACGAATGCAAAGTTTATGGTGACTGGGCATAGCTTGGGTGGGGCCCTTGCCATATTGTTCCCAACAGTGTTGGTGCTGCATGAGGAACAAGAGATTTTGCAGAGGTTGTTAGGTGTACACACGTTCGGACAGCCAAGAGTTGGGAACAGGGAACTAGGAAGATACATGGAATCAAAATTACAAGAACCGAGTCCCAGATATTTCAGGGTCGTGTACTCCAACGATCTTGTTCCAAGGTTGCCGTATGACAACAAAACCTTTTTGTATAAGCATTTTGGGTTGTGTCTCTACTATGACAGTTTGTTTGTGGAGCAA AAAGTGGATGAAGAACCAAACAGGAACTACTATGAGTTGTTGTACCTGATACCGGAGTATGTGAATGCTGTATGGGAATTAATGAGAGGAATGATGATGGGAATGATATACGGAGAAGAATACAAAGAGACTTGGGTAGGGATAATGATGAGGGTTATGGGTTTGGCTATACCAGGGCTATCTGCTCATGCTCCTCCTAATTACATTAATTCCATTAGACTTGGAACCTAA